The DNA region GTCTTGGATCAATCTGAGGCTCAGTTCGATGACGGCGGTCTCGATCTCGAGCGATTGGGTATCACTGCAATAGGGGGGATTGATCAATACTACGCGCCCCGCTTTTTAAAGCAGATGCCCTACGAAAAGTAGGCTTTTTTGGTCCGTCTCTTGCAATGCACGGGTATTATGCCCGATCGCCGTGATTTTCTGAAAACTCTGACAGGAGCCGCTGCTACGGCTCTAATTTGCCAAGAAGCCCTGGCCGACATGAAGTCAGCTCTCAATGAACAGGGGAGAGGCCGATCCACGGCAGAACTGGTAAAAGATGAGTCCTTTTGGGTCCCTATCCAGCGGGCGTTTGATCTGCCCCCGGACTTCATCAATCTAGAGCATGGTTATTTCTCGATGATGCCAACGTCCACCTTGGAGACGTTTCTCGATTATTCCACAGCGCTCAATACAAAGGCATCTTACTTTATGCGTAACGAGCGTCTCGATATGCTGAATGCGGTGCGCGTACGGCTGGCGGATTTCGGAGGTTGCGGAGCGGATGAAGTAGCTATCACACGCAATACCACCGAATCGATGAATATCGTAATCCAAGGACTGGATTTAAAATCTGGTGATGAGGTAATTGTAGGGGATCAAGACTACGGTAGCATGGTCGAGGCGCTCAGATTTCGCGAGGTGCATGATGGCATCGTAATTAAGCGAGTCGAAGTTCCTTTAGATCCGGAAAGTGACGAGGAAATTGTCTCGGCCTATCGAGCTGCAATCACCCCAAAGACACGTCTTCTCCATGTGACACATCTCATCAATATTACGGGCCATGTCTTACCCGTTCGCAAAGTGGCGGATATGGCTCATGAGCGCGGTATCGATGTTCTCTGCGATTCTGCTCACGCTTTCGCCCATGTAATGTTTGCAATTGATGATCTCGGCGTCGACTTCATGGGCACGAGTCTGCATAAATGGCTCTGTACGCCGCTCGGATTAGGCATGCTTTACGTGAAGAAGTCGCGAATCAAAGATGTGAAGCCACTCATCGGCCGAGTGCGTGAGCCGGAAGACATACGCAAGCTAGATACATTGGGGACACAGCCCTATGCGGCGCAACAGAGCATCCCGGCTGCAATCGATTTTCATGAAGCGATTGGTTCTGAGCTCAAACAGGAACGCCTGCGATATTTACGCAATCGCTGGTTAGGTCAGGTTACTGATCATCCACAGATTCGTTTCAATTCACCCCGTAGCCACGCGCGGACATGTGCCATTGGAAATGTGGGTATCCATGGGATGAGCCCGCGTGAACTGGGCGACAGACTCTGGGATGACTACCGAATCTTTACGGCGCCAATTGGTCACTCACGGGTTCCCGGAGTCCGTGTGTCTCCCCATCTGTGTACCCGTGTCGAAGAGATTGACCAATTCGCAGCAGCGATGCTTGAAATAGCGGAGGGGTAGGGCGGTTTTGCCGAAACGGCCGAATCCAAACGCCATGACTTCTCTTATGCCGCTCGTCTCGTCAAAACACACCCTATCGTCGCTCAGCCAATGCGGCATCCACGGCGGCGAAGACAGTATCCACCATGATCTGAGTTTGTCGGTCGATTTCAAGATTGAGCGTGTCGCCCGCTTTGATCTGATCGAAAGTAGTTTGCCTCAAGGTCTCGGGGATGAGGTAGACGCTGAACTGCCCCATACTTTTGTCGAGCGCACCCACGGTCAGGCTACAGCCGTTGAGCCCGACATAACCTTTGTTGAAGACATACTTGCCAAAGCCCTCGGGCAGTTGGATACGAATTTCGCAGTTTTCTGCATCGCGTGTCACGCCGACCACGCAGGCAAGATCATCTACATGTCCGCTCATAGGGTGACCACCGATCTCCGCACCAGCTTTGGCGGAGCGTTCAATATTTACCCGGTTGCCTTCAATGAGGCTGCCTAGATTTGTCAGGCGTAGTGTTTCTTCAGAGATGTCGAAGGTCACCTGATGCTCTTCGATGGTAACCACGGTCAGGCATGTGCCGTTGACGGCAACGCTGGCGCCAATTGCCAAATCTTGCAGGTGATCAGCATCAAATGGAATGACAAAGGTCGCCGACGCTGCGCCACGCCAGATTTCTGCTATCTCGAATGTAGCGGTTACAATACCCGTAAACATGTCGAAACGGGTGTGTAGGATTGTCTAATGGTCAACTGGATCTTTTTCATGCTCATCTAAATATGCGCAAATATGAAAATAATTATCTTTAATTGCATTAACGAGCAGTCTGTGTGCTATGTATTGTAGATCTATGCCCCACATTTTTTCTCTCAAAGAACAAACAATCGTCGTTACCGGAGCGACCGGAGCACTCGCTGGTGCGACCGCTCAACATCTCGTCTCGGAGGGAGCGCATGTCGTCTTCGTTAGTCGCACACAAAGCAATATCGACGAAGCCGTGTCGGCATGCATAGGACTTAAGGGCACGGCTACAGGATTTGCGTGTGACGTGACAGACTCGGCATCAGTCACAGAGCTTAGGGATGAAGTGTTGGCAAAATTTGGCCGAATTGACGGCCTGGTCAACGGAGCTGGAGGCAACAAGCCCGGTGCTGTAGTCGGGCCAGATGCCTCAATTTTCGATCTGGATATCGCGGATTATAACAAAGTCCTGGAATTGAATCTCCAGGGGACTCTCATACCGAGTCTCGTCTTTGCAGAGGCGATGGTAAAGCAGGGTAAAGGATCTATAGTGAACTTTTCATCGATGGCAGCTCGTCCCGTCATCACGCGTGTGCTGGGCTATTCGAATGCTAAAGCGGCCATCGACAATCAAACTAAGTGGCTAGCTGTCGAGCTGGCAAAGCGCCATGGCGAAGGTGTCCGCGTAAATGCCGTGGCTCCTGGTTTTTTTGTGGGAGAGCAAAATCGTGCGCTGCTCCTGAATCCTGACGGTTCGCTAACAGATCGGGGGCAGCGCATTGTTGAAAAGACTCCAATGGGACGCTTTGGGGCGTCGGAAGAAGTGGTGGGTGCCGTTCATTATTTGCTTTCTGACGCTGCTCGTTTTGTGACCGGTGACGTGCTGGCAATTGACGGAGGATTCTCGGCATTTAGTGGTGTGTGATGCTGCGATCACTTACACCATCGTTTCGCTGGTATGGACCCGGTGATCCTGTCTCGCTCAACGAGATTGTTCAAACCGGAGCGAAAGGCGTATTTACGGCCCTTCATGATATTCC from Opitutales bacterium includes:
- a CDS encoding SDR family oxidoreductase, with protein sequence MPHIFSLKEQTIVVTGATGALAGATAQHLVSEGAHVVFVSRTQSNIDEAVSACIGLKGTATGFACDVTDSASVTELRDEVLAKFGRIDGLVNGAGGNKPGAVVGPDASIFDLDIADYNKVLELNLQGTLIPSLVFAEAMVKQGKGSIVNFSSMAARPVITRVLGYSNAKAAIDNQTKWLAVELAKRHGEGVRVNAVAPGFFVGEQNRALLLNPDGSLTDRGQRIVEKTPMGRFGASEEVVGAVHYLLSDAARFVTGDVLAIDGGFSAFSGV
- a CDS encoding aminotransferase class V-fold PLP-dependent enzyme codes for the protein MPDRRDFLKTLTGAAATALICQEALADMKSALNEQGRGRSTAELVKDESFWVPIQRAFDLPPDFINLEHGYFSMMPTSTLETFLDYSTALNTKASYFMRNERLDMLNAVRVRLADFGGCGADEVAITRNTTESMNIVIQGLDLKSGDEVIVGDQDYGSMVEALRFREVHDGIVIKRVEVPLDPESDEEIVSAYRAAITPKTRLLHVTHLINITGHVLPVRKVADMAHERGIDVLCDSAHAFAHVMFAIDDLGVDFMGTSLHKWLCTPLGLGMLYVKKSRIKDVKPLIGRVREPEDIRKLDTLGTQPYAAQQSIPAAIDFHEAIGSELKQERLRYLRNRWLGQVTDHPQIRFNSPRSHARTCAIGNVGIHGMSPRELGDRLWDDYRIFTAPIGHSRVPGVRVSPHLCTRVEEIDQFAAAMLEIAEG
- a CDS encoding riboflavin synthase subunit alpha, which codes for MFTGIVTATFEIAEIWRGAASATFVIPFDADHLQDLAIGASVAVNGTCLTVVTIEEHQVTFDISEETLRLTNLGSLIEGNRVNIERSAKAGAEIGGHPMSGHVDDLACVVGVTRDAENCEIRIQLPEGFGKYVFNKGYVGLNGCSLTVGALDKSMGQFSVYLIPETLRQTTFDQIKAGDTLNLEIDRQTQIMVDTVFAAVDAALAERR